The following coding sequences lie in one Ostrea edulis chromosome 8, xbOstEdul1.1, whole genome shotgun sequence genomic window:
- the LOC125661534 gene encoding uncharacterized protein LOC125661534, producing MASGDKDMEQAVKKLSISESREVNDSDLAEDSEPWVTQLPELTGEMQTLKIADGTEPWIARSPESTEMNKESQRANIRAVVIHAYSDNALTRDFINEFKRYIPNVTIQSQEESAIPGRTVFENFESDLEQNDILFVMVTNNLKLEPNIESYFADIGLFDSQMREEKRGKFIPIWGDKNAKYLYKKFAPLHGFDFGQDKFSKLNEIIQEIRMCRDDEFDDLK from the exons ATGGCATCTGGAGATAAAG ATATGGAACAAGCAGTGAAGAAGCTGAGTATTTCGGAATCACGGGAAGTAAACGACA gTGATCTAGCTGAGGACTCGGAACCATGGGTTACACAATTGCCTGAATTAACTGGTGAGATGCAAACATTGAAAATAGCTGACGGCACAGAACCATGGATTGCACGATCGCCTGAATCAACTG AAATGAATAAAGAAAGTCAAAGAGCCAATATCAGAG CAGTGGTAATACATGCTTATTCTGATAATGCATTGACCAGGGACTTCATCAACGAGTTTAAGAGATACATACCAAATGTAACCATCCAATCTCAGGAAGAGAGTGCCATACCAGGAAGAACAGTCTTCGAGAACTTTGAATCTGATTTAGAGCAAAACGATATCTTATTTGTAATGGTAACAAATAACCTCAAACTAGAGCCTAATATAGAAAGTTATTTCGCAGATATTGGTTTGTTTGACAGCCAAATGCGGGAGGAGAAAAGAGGAAAATTCATACCTATTTGGGGAGACAAAAACGCGAAATATCTGTATAAAAAATTCGCCCCTTTACATGGATTTGATTTTGGTCAAGATAAGTTTTCCAAACTTAACGAAATCATACAAGAGATTCGTATGTGCCGTGATGATGAATTTGATGACCTGAAATGA